One window of Deltaproteobacteria bacterium genomic DNA carries:
- a CDS encoding HAD family phosphatase — MTTPACGVIFDLDGVLIDSEGLYYRAYSDVLRPYGVTVTREEYEDHWIAQGNGPEYIAAKHNLPILPDEMRQLRSPIYLHLLETEVTLMPYVHEALSRLVLHCALTVATNSYREHLEAVLRKFELDRFFPMTVARQDYQKAKPEPDAFLTAARKLGLPPDRCVVIEDTYKGVTAAVSAGIRCIAVPNDYTRRNDFSQASLVLPSLRELTVEVVRDLLQM; from the coding sequence ATGACGACACCTGCTTGCGGCGTCATTTTCGATCTCGACGGCGTACTGATCGACTCCGAGGGTCTGTATTACCGAGCGTACAGTGATGTCCTCAGACCCTACGGCGTGACCGTAACCCGCGAGGAGTACGAAGACCATTGGATCGCCCAAGGAAATGGGCCGGAGTACATCGCCGCGAAGCACAATCTGCCCATCTTGCCCGATGAGATGCGCCAACTGCGGTCGCCCATTTATCTGCACTTGCTGGAAACCGAGGTGACGTTGATGCCCTACGTGCACGAGGCGCTCAGTCGATTGGTGCTGCACTGTGCGCTGACCGTGGCGACCAATAGTTATCGCGAGCATCTGGAGGCAGTCTTGCGCAAATTCGAGCTTGACCGGTTTTTCCCCATGACGGTCGCGCGGCAAGATTATCAGAAGGCCAAGCCCGAGCCGGACGCCTTTCTGACAGCGGCAAGAAAGTTAGGATTGCCACCGGATCGTTGTGTCGTCATCGAGGACACTTACAAAGGCGTTACGGCGGCGGTTAGCGCTGGTATTCGCTGCATCGCCGTTCCCAACGACTACACGCGACGTAACGACTTCAGCCAGGCCAGCCTTGTCCTACCGAGCCTGCGGGAGCTGACGGTGGAGGTGGTTCGCGATCTTCTGCAGATGTAG
- a CDS encoding GFA family protein, protein MPTYQGGCHCGRVRFEVTTDLEKVIDCNCSICRKKGFLHLIVPPEQFRLLSSPDAVALYEFNTKTAKHYFCPVCGIHSYYIPRSHPDMIDINVRCLEGIDVGSLAIQSFNGQEWERERHTLDD, encoded by the coding sequence ATGCCGACGTACCAAGGCGGTTGCCATTGTGGCCGGGTGCGATTTGAAGTAACGACCGATCTCGAAAAAGTCATCGACTGCAACTGTTCGATCTGTAGGAAGAAAGGTTTCCTCCACCTCATCGTGCCGCCGGAGCAGTTTCGTTTGCTCTCCTCGCCTGATGCCGTGGCCCTCTATGAGTTCAACACCAAGACCGCGAAGCACTATTTTTGTCCGGTCTGCGGCATTCACTCGTACTACATTCCCCGTTCGCATCCCGACATGATCGATATCAACGTGCGCTGCCTCGAAGGGATCGATGTGGGCAGCCTGGCGATTCAATCGTTTAATGGGCAGGAGTGGGAGCGCGAGCGGCATACGCTAGACGATTAG